A single region of the Lysinibacillus sp. B2A1 genome encodes:
- a CDS encoding sensor histidine kinase has protein sequence MKVKIKLSLHFLGSLIILGIFVLCMIVLLSTSLNYLIIWCTSDESIATYIVNQKLLPILPYLAIIVFCLLYGWWIGSDFFYILEWILLLSKGAYQEPNRKRRNTNIGQYKKPRFSLYHDIFIQLRALTEILKRNDLEKKELEKMRKEWTAGISHDLKTPLTYIKGYSFMLSSAEHEWSEQERQEFASLIKKQAIHMENIIEDLNTVFHFDHGQFPLNLNKQDISQFIYGMVIEITENPIVKQKNISIGINTTQSVPFTFDEQMLKRAMNNLLMNAIIHNPNDTEIMISINKSDKLEIIISDNGVGMNNETIQNLFNRYYRGTSTKIPSEGTGLGMSIAKQLIEAHQGSLSVDSTLNKGTVIRISFKLDFN, from the coding sequence ATGAAAGTAAAAATAAAATTATCTTTACATTTTCTTGGAAGCTTGATTATCTTGGGCATTTTTGTTTTATGTATGATTGTTCTACTTTCAACTTCTTTAAATTATTTAATTATTTGGTGTACTTCTGATGAAAGTATTGCTACATATATTGTAAATCAAAAATTATTGCCTATCCTACCATATCTAGCAATAATAGTATTCTGTTTACTTTATGGCTGGTGGATAGGTTCTGATTTTTTTTACATATTAGAATGGATACTCTTATTATCAAAGGGTGCATATCAAGAACCTAATAGAAAGAGAAGAAATACAAATATTGGACAATATAAAAAACCAAGATTTAGTCTTTATCACGATATATTTATTCAGCTTAGAGCATTAACAGAAATATTAAAAAGAAATGACTTAGAAAAAAAAGAATTAGAAAAAATGAGAAAAGAGTGGACAGCAGGAATATCTCATGATTTAAAAACGCCTCTTACTTACATAAAAGGATACTCATTTATGTTATCTTCTGCCGAACACGAATGGAGTGAGCAGGAAAGGCAAGAGTTCGCATCTCTAATAAAAAAACAGGCCATTCATATGGAGAATATAATTGAAGATTTAAATACAGTTTTTCATTTTGATCATGGACAATTCCCTTTAAATTTAAATAAACAAGACATTTCTCAATTTATTTATGGCATGGTCATAGAGATAACAGAAAATCCAATTGTTAAACAAAAAAATATTTCAATTGGGATAAATACAACTCAGTCCGTGCCCTTTACTTTCGATGAACAGATGCTGAAACGCGCTATGAATAACCTTTTAATGAATGCCATCATTCATAATCCTAATGATACTGAAATTATGATATCAATTAATAAAAGTGATAAATTGGAAATTATCATTTCAGATAATGGTGTAGGAATGAATAACGAAACTATACAAAATTTATTTAATCGATATTATAGAGGAACTTCAACCAAAATACCTTCTGAAGGAACAGGATTAGGTATGAGTATTGCTAAGCAACTTATTGAAGCTCATCAAGGTTCTCTTTCTGTTGATAGCACCTTAAATAAAGGTACTGTTATTCGTATCAGTTTTAAGTTGGATTTTAACTAA
- a CDS encoding DNA-binding response regulator, with product MYPILIVDDEEGLIDMLSVMLKKEGITAIDFAITGKQALEKLNNFDYSLIVLDIMLPDIDGFQICQEIRRISDVPILFISARTSDIDKLTGLNIGGDDYITKPFNPLEVVARIKIHLRRHNLQLRSQNKMLDQYDYGYLSLSKKTGELFVNGKKIICPAKEFELLSFFCANPNQIFSAEQLYEQIWQQSTGLNDRNTVMVHILRLRKKIEEDIKKPKIIVNMRNIGYKFIPPKMRDI from the coding sequence ATGTATCCAATACTAATAGTTGATGATGAAGAGGGTTTAATAGATATGTTAAGTGTAATGCTAAAAAAGGAAGGCATTACAGCAATTGATTTTGCCATAACCGGCAAACAAGCACTTGAAAAACTAAATAATTTTGATTATTCCTTAATCGTCCTAGATATCATGCTTCCAGATATAGACGGATTTCAAATTTGTCAAGAAATTAGAAGAATAAGTGATGTTCCAATTTTATTTATAAGTGCACGCACGTCAGATATTGATAAATTAACTGGTTTAAACATAGGTGGAGACGATTATATTACTAAACCATTTAATCCACTTGAAGTAGTAGCACGTATTAAAATTCACTTGCGTCGTCACAATTTACAGCTACGGTCACAAAATAAAATGTTAGATCAATACGATTATGGCTACCTTAGTCTATCAAAAAAAACGGGCGAACTATTTGTAAATGGAAAGAAAATAATCTGTCCTGCAAAGGAGTTTGAACTATTATCTTTTTTTTGCGCAAACCCCAATCAAATTTTTTCAGCTGAACAGCTGTATGAACAGATATGGCAGCAATCAACAGGCTTAAATGATCGAAATACAGTCATGGTTCATATCCTACGTCTTAGAAAAAAAATCGAGGAAGATATAAAAAAACCAAAAATAATTGTGAATATGAGGAACATTGGTTATAAATTTATCCCTCCAAAAATGAGGGACATATGA
- a CDS encoding divalent metal cation transporter, with product MVYKQVTKSSAEAVLDGDIKGWRRFLPFLGPAFIAAVAYIDPGNFATNITAGSQYGYLLLWVIAFSNLMAVLIQSLSAKLGIATGKNLPEVAREHFSKKTSIFLWIQAELVIIATDLAEFIGAALGLYLLFDIPMLPAALITAVGSFAILELQRRGFRAFEAGISGMVLIVVLAFAFQTFLAQPDWGEVTLGMFTPHFDGVDSLILATGILGATVMPHAIYLHSSLTQSRIIGRNENEKRRIFRFEFIDIIIAMIIAGAINMSMLIIAAAVFHTQGVIVEDLDVAYNGLKDALGPMAAVSFGLGLLIAGLASSSVGTLAGDVVMQGFIRRKIPLYLRRAITMLPPLVIIASGVNATYALVLSQVVLSFGIAFALVPLVMFTSKRDIMGSLVNHRITTILGWFVVVIVVALNIYLLWETIFG from the coding sequence ATGGTTTACAAACAAGTCACAAAATCGTCGGCTGAGGCGGTTTTAGATGGAGATATAAAAGGCTGGCGACGCTTCTTGCCATTTCTTGGTCCTGCCTTCATTGCAGCCGTTGCCTATATTGATCCTGGCAATTTTGCCACTAATATTACTGCGGGCTCGCAATATGGTTACTTACTACTTTGGGTTATAGCGTTTTCCAATTTAATGGCCGTGTTAATTCAATCCTTATCTGCAAAGCTTGGGATTGCGACAGGAAAAAATCTACCAGAGGTGGCACGTGAGCATTTTTCAAAAAAAACATCCATTTTTCTATGGATTCAGGCAGAACTAGTCATCATTGCTACTGATCTTGCCGAATTTATAGGTGCAGCATTAGGTCTTTATTTGCTATTTGATATTCCTATGCTTCCAGCAGCATTAATTACAGCCGTTGGTTCATTTGCTATTTTAGAACTTCAAAGAAGAGGATTCAGAGCCTTTGAGGCAGGTATTTCTGGTATGGTTTTAATCGTCGTTTTGGCATTTGCCTTCCAGACATTTTTAGCACAGCCAGATTGGGGCGAGGTAACACTTGGCATGTTCACGCCACATTTTGATGGGGTAGACTCCTTAATACTAGCTACAGGTATTTTAGGAGCAACTGTTATGCCTCATGCTATTTACTTACATTCTTCGTTAACACAAAGTCGTATTATTGGTCGTAATGAAAATGAAAAAAGACGCATTTTCCGCTTTGAATTTATTGATATTATTATCGCCATGATTATTGCTGGAGCGATCAACATGAGTATGCTTATTATTGCCGCAGCAGTATTTCACACACAAGGCGTGATCGTGGAAGATTTAGATGTAGCTTACAATGGATTAAAGGATGCTCTCGGTCCAATGGCAGCCGTTTCCTTTGGTCTTGGCTTACTCATCGCAGGGCTAGCCAGTTCCTCTGTAGGGACTTTAGCGGGTGATGTAGTTATGCAAGGTTTCATCCGTAGAAAAATACCACTTTATTTACGTAGAGCGATTACTATGCTACCTCCACTAGTAATCATTGCCTCTGGTGTCAATGCAACCTATGCTCTGGTTCTTAGTCAGGTTGTCCTATCCTTTGGTATTGCATTCGCTCTTGTCCCTCTTGTAATGTTTACAAGTAAACGGGACATCATGGGGAGCCTAGTCAACCATCGTATTACAACCATTTTAGGTTGGTTTGTAGTTGTCATTGTCGTTGCTTTAAATATTTATTTATTGTGGGAAACGATATTTGGATAA
- a CDS encoding IS110 family transposase produces the protein MNFNTNEKINQVSENTLVIGIDIAKYKHFACAIDDRGRVLQKSFPIAQSHMGFEAFYERLLALKAIHDKQEILVGFEPTGHYWMNLAAFLTNYGIPFVMVNPMHVNRSKELDDNLQTKNDQKDALVIARLMRDGRFSYPRILAGVEAELRNGATLRAKIQEDLNALQNRIIRWLDRFFPEFTQVFKSFGKMAYAVLEKTPLPSDINGKTPEELLFLYRQVEGMKSPQLPKAKQLGEVAESSIGVTEGLVMARFEIATLLSQIQLMQTQLEKLTAQLIELAKQMTDYDYLASVPGIGDITIVDLLSEVGSLTQYAHPRQLIKLAGLTLRENSSGQQKGQKRISKRGRRQLRALLFRVMMPLIKHNPAFRALHEYYTTRANNPLRKKQSIVVLCGKLVKILHALCKKKTMFDEHQMMKDFAHLQMTA, from the coding sequence ATGAATTTTAATACGAATGAAAAAATTAATCAAGTTTCTGAAAATACGCTTGTCATCGGTATTGACATCGCGAAGTATAAACATTTTGCATGTGCCATCGATGATCGTGGTCGTGTGCTTCAAAAATCATTTCCGATTGCTCAATCACACATGGGATTTGAAGCTTTTTATGAACGATTACTTGCGTTAAAGGCGATACATGATAAACAGGAAATCCTCGTTGGTTTCGAGCCAACAGGTCACTACTGGATGAACTTAGCTGCGTTTTTAACAAACTACGGCATTCCTTTTGTGATGGTGAATCCGATGCACGTCAATCGCTCGAAGGAACTCGATGATAACCTGCAAACGAAAAATGACCAAAAGGATGCACTAGTGATTGCTCGTCTAATGCGCGATGGACGCTTCAGCTATCCACGTATTTTAGCGGGTGTAGAAGCAGAACTTCGCAACGGCGCGACATTGCGTGCCAAAATACAAGAAGACTTAAATGCGCTTCAAAATCGGATCATTCGTTGGCTCGATCGCTTTTTTCCTGAATTTACTCAAGTATTTAAAAGTTTTGGGAAGATGGCCTATGCGGTGCTTGAAAAAACACCTCTACCATCGGATATCAATGGAAAAACACCGGAAGAACTGCTCTTCCTTTATCGCCAAGTAGAGGGAATGAAAAGTCCCCAACTACCAAAGGCAAAGCAATTGGGCGAGGTAGCAGAAAGCTCCATTGGAGTGACAGAAGGTCTTGTGATGGCACGTTTTGAAATTGCCACACTCCTCTCTCAAATCCAATTGATGCAGACACAACTTGAAAAATTAACGGCACAGCTCATTGAGCTAGCCAAACAAATGACGGATTATGACTATTTAGCATCTGTTCCTGGAATTGGTGATATCACGATAGTCGATTTACTTTCAGAGGTCGGTTCACTCACACAATATGCGCATCCACGCCAATTAATCAAATTAGCGGGACTCACATTGCGTGAAAACTCCTCTGGTCAGCAAAAAGGACAAAAGCGCATCTCCAAGCGAGGTCGTCGTCAATTACGTGCGCTCCTGTTCCGCGTAATGATGCCGTTAATCAAACATAACCCAGCTTTTCGAGCGTTACACGAATACTACACCACACGTGCCAACAATCCACTGCGTAAAAAGCAATCGATCGTTGTGCTATGTGGCAAGTTAGTAAAGATTTTACATGCCTTGTGCAAAAAGAAAACGATGTTTGATGAACATCAAATGATGAAGGATTTCGCCCATCTTCAGATGACTGCCTAA
- a CDS encoding bacitracin ABC transporter ATP-binding protein codes for MCDNIVETVNLCKKYKTTYAVKDLNVQVKKGEIYGFLGPNGSGKSTSIKMLLGLIKATSGSVSLFGKQLESDRNQILKKVGALVESPSYYGHLTGYENLRIIQRMLNVSEKRIEEVLNIVRLTKAKNKLVKQYSLGMKQRLGIAIALLGRPELLILDEPTNGLDPAGIHEIRDLIKSLPDSDGITILISSHLLSEIDQMATQVGIISEGNLIFQDSIEVLRNKSDSQIRVRVNNASKAKLILENKFDYNIQVDNNSNLILNKTDDKHISLMNNILVESNLSVYRIEEVKSSLEDVFLNIIKGEYS; via the coding sequence ATGTGCGATAACATAGTTGAAACTGTTAATTTATGCAAAAAGTATAAAACAACATATGCTGTAAAGGATTTAAATGTGCAAGTTAAGAAAGGAGAAATTTATGGATTTTTGGGACCTAATGGTTCAGGAAAATCCACTTCTATAAAAATGTTATTAGGGTTAATAAAGGCTACATCTGGATCTGTTTCTTTATTTGGAAAACAACTAGAAAGTGATAGAAACCAAATATTAAAAAAAGTGGGGGCTTTGGTTGAATCTCCTTCTTATTATGGTCATCTAACGGGTTATGAAAATCTTAGAATTATACAACGTATGCTTAATGTATCAGAAAAGCGAATTGAAGAAGTATTAAATATTGTTAGATTAACAAAGGCTAAAAATAAATTAGTTAAGCAATATTCTTTAGGAATGAAACAACGACTTGGAATTGCAATAGCACTCTTAGGAAGACCTGAATTACTTATTTTGGATGAACCTACAAATGGTTTAGACCCAGCAGGCATCCATGAAATTCGTGATTTAATTAAAAGCCTACCGGATTCTGATGGAATAACAATATTAATCTCTAGTCATTTACTTAGTGAAATTGATCAAATGGCTACACAGGTAGGAATTATTTCTGAAGGAAATCTAATTTTTCAAGATTCCATAGAAGTATTACGTAATAAGAGTGATTCACAGATTAGAGTACGTGTGAATAATGCTAGTAAAGCTAAACTTATTTTGGAAAATAAATTCGATTACAACATCCAAGTGGATAATAACAGTAATTTGATTTTAAATAAAACTGATGATAAGCATATTTCTTTGATGAATAATATTTTAGTTGAATCTAATCTTTCGGTATACAGAATTGAAGAAGTAAAGTCTTCTCTTGAAGATGTCTTTCTTAACATTATTAAGGGGGAATATTCATGA